Proteins encoded together in one Shewanella acanthi window:
- a CDS encoding PepSY-associated TM helix domain-containing protein: MKASFFRTLSWLHTWAGLLVCWVLMLMFFAGTLSYFRHEITLWTKPELHQGAIQSYQTEALSKQLDLGQNYLETNANTQAQRWIINLPTDRSPLLSYAWQLAPEKGQRRGKIIERTALADGTGVIENVRQTRGGDFFYRLHYELNYLPGITARYIVGICTMFMLIALISGIVIHKRIFKDLFSFRLGKGARSWLDGHTVSSVIALPFHLMITYTGLVTLMLVYIPWTVDTAYPNERQTFLTELNPARQIGEASGVAANLIPLSHYLAQVEAHWGNAPVQQVVVAFPKDQNSHVIFYQDTGNTVTDAQTMLIFSGTTGELKYASQDETSSAAVVHDTIMSLHTARFSAPLLRALYFVCGLLGCAMVASGPLMWAVRLRQQQQNAIANGEKPTRGLRLVEGLNFMFIVGLPLGAAAFFYTNRLLTVGFTERAAWEVHSFFIVLIVMGIWAVIGRSRWHWRLALSITGLLYCALPLLNAFTSNCHIFDNIRTEQWGLVGFDIVSVIFGTMLLFVSNRIKPNHQPHNALLGNSSSKRVAHYNGAISKAQNASPTALKEVKS, translated from the coding sequence ATGAAAGCGTCGTTTTTCAGAACCTTATCTTGGCTTCATACATGGGCTGGGTTGTTGGTGTGTTGGGTGCTGATGCTCATGTTTTTTGCTGGCACCTTAAGTTATTTTCGTCATGAAATCACCCTTTGGACTAAACCTGAACTCCATCAGGGCGCGATTCAGTCCTATCAAACCGAAGCGCTTAGCAAACAGCTCGACCTCGGCCAAAACTATCTAGAGACCAATGCCAACACCCAAGCACAACGCTGGATAATTAATCTACCGACGGACCGAAGTCCTTTGCTCAGTTATGCTTGGCAGTTAGCCCCCGAGAAAGGCCAACGGCGCGGCAAGATCATCGAGCGTACTGCGCTTGCCGATGGCACTGGCGTGATTGAAAACGTACGCCAAACCCGCGGCGGGGATTTTTTCTACCGTTTACACTACGAACTTAATTACTTACCGGGTATTACTGCCAGATATATCGTGGGTATTTGCACCATGTTTATGCTGATCGCGTTGATCAGTGGCATCGTTATCCATAAACGCATTTTCAAAGATTTGTTTAGTTTTAGGCTGGGTAAAGGCGCACGTTCCTGGCTCGATGGTCATACCGTCAGTTCAGTTATCGCCCTGCCGTTCCACCTGATGATTACCTATACGGGACTTGTCACCCTCATGTTGGTCTACATTCCCTGGACTGTGGATACTGCCTATCCTAATGAAAGGCAGACCTTTTTAACTGAATTAAATCCCGCAAGACAAATCGGTGAGGCTTCGGGGGTTGCCGCCAATCTCATTCCCCTCAGTCATTACCTCGCTCAAGTGGAAGCACACTGGGGTAATGCCCCCGTTCAGCAGGTTGTCGTTGCCTTCCCGAAAGACCAAAATAGCCACGTCATTTTCTATCAGGATACGGGCAATACAGTGACAGATGCGCAAACCATGTTGATTTTCAGTGGCACTACTGGCGAGCTAAAATACGCCAGCCAAGATGAAACATCGAGTGCCGCGGTTGTCCACGATACGATAATGTCGCTGCATACGGCGCGATTCTCTGCGCCCCTGTTAAGAGCCCTGTATTTTGTCTGTGGTCTATTAGGTTGTGCCATGGTTGCAAGTGGGCCGCTGATGTGGGCAGTTCGTCTACGTCAACAGCAGCAGAATGCCATTGCAAATGGTGAAAAACCGACCCGCGGCTTACGTTTAGTCGAAGGCTTAAACTTTATGTTTATAGTGGGCTTACCCCTTGGCGCAGCAGCATTTTTCTATACCAATCGCTTATTAACCGTCGGCTTTACGGAACGTGCCGCATGGGAGGTACACAGCTTCTTTATCGTCTTGATTGTGATGGGCATTTGGGCTGTTATTGGTCGCAGTCGATGGCATTGGCGGCTCGCATTATCGATTACGGGTCTGCTTTATTGCGCACTGCCGCTGCTCAACGCGTTTACCTCAAACTGCCATATTTTTGATAATATCCGCACCGAACAATGGGGATTGGTCGGTTTTGATATAGTTTCCGTTATCTTCGGTACAATGCTGTTATTTGTTAGCAACCGAATAAAGCCAAACCATCAGCCCCACAATGCATTACTAGGGAATAGTTCTAGCAAAAGAGTTGCCCATTATAACGGGGCAATATCCAAAGCTCAGAACGCCAGCCCAACCGCTTTAAAGGAAGTGAAATCATGA
- a CDS encoding DUF3649 domain-containing protein, which yields MANMSHSSSEQDHSTLQKMQIALFVYIKQWLKQDSTLFGLEVLIRLSAAMFGGYVAAATLACLLTQVLPLPRFDSTLIANMLAFIFYAIAIIYAFCLKTAWHGWRNLCLVSLVCFGLLQLSGQ from the coding sequence ATGGCAAACATGTCTCATTCTTCAAGCGAACAAGATCACTCAACACTACAAAAGATGCAAATTGCTTTATTTGTCTACATTAAACAGTGGCTTAAGCAAGACTCGACCCTGTTTGGTCTTGAGGTCCTCATTCGCTTGAGTGCTGCCATGTTTGGCGGATATGTTGCTGCGGCAACTCTTGCTTGCTTACTTACCCAAGTGTTACCGCTCCCACGCTTTGACAGTACCCTAATTGCCAATATGCTGGCTTTTATTTTTTATGCCATCGCCATCATTTATGCTTTTTGTCTAAAAACCGCTTGGCATGGCTGGCGTAATTTATGCTTGGTTAGTCTAGTGTGCTTTGGCCTGTTGCAGTTGAGTGGCCAGTAA
- the hpf gene encoding ribosome hibernation-promoting factor, HPF/YfiA family: MKINLSGHHVDVTPSIKEHVNEKFSKIATHFPSLIALDIIIAKEHGEYQVELRTNYEGSRISASGTDEVMYPAISAAAKKLDAALKHRKGQLKADLHEKPTCTTPAIAHEIIQEMQLR, translated from the coding sequence ATGAAAATCAATCTTTCTGGTCACCATGTCGATGTTACGCCTTCTATCAAAGAGCACGTAAACGAAAAATTTTCCAAAATCGCCACGCATTTCCCCTCACTCATTGCACTCGATATTATCATCGCAAAAGAGCATGGCGAGTATCAGGTTGAGCTCCGCACGAATTACGAGGGTAGCCGGATTTCCGCTTCGGGTACTGATGAAGTTATGTATCCCGCCATTTCGGCTGCAGCCAAAAAATTAGATGCAGCACTTAAGCACCGTAAGGGCCAATTAAAAGCCGATTTACATGAAAAGCCTACCTGCACTACACCTGCTATTGCCCATGAAATTATTCAGGAAATGCAGCTGCGTTAG
- a CDS encoding YebC/PmpR family DNA-binding transcriptional regulator, with the protein MGRAYQNRKESMAKTAGQKTRLYSRYGKEIYVVAKQGGVEPDGNLSLRRLIERAKKDQVPAHVIERAIDKAKGGGGEDYDTARYEGFGPGNCMVIVDCLTDNVKRTFTEVRQAFVKNDAKLGTPGTVGHMFDQSAVFVFPGEDEDAILEILMMADADVNEVEVEDGMISVIAPHTEFFKVKTALTDAMPDINFEVENITFVPQNMTPVSGEDVATFDKFIAALEDCDDVQNVYHNADIQE; encoded by the coding sequence ATGGGCAGAGCATATCAAAACCGTAAAGAATCCATGGCGAAAACAGCTGGCCAGAAAACCCGCCTTTACTCGCGCTACGGTAAAGAAATTTACGTAGTCGCCAAACAAGGTGGTGTTGAGCCAGACGGCAACTTATCACTTCGCCGTTTAATCGAGCGCGCTAAGAAAGACCAAGTGCCGGCGCACGTTATCGAACGTGCTATCGATAAAGCCAAAGGTGGCGGCGGTGAAGATTATGATACTGCCCGTTACGAAGGTTTCGGACCGGGTAACTGCATGGTTATCGTTGACTGCTTGACCGACAACGTAAAACGTACCTTCACCGAAGTGCGTCAAGCCTTCGTGAAGAACGATGCCAAACTCGGCACTCCTGGCACTGTTGGCCATATGTTTGATCAATCTGCGGTATTCGTATTCCCTGGTGAAGATGAAGATGCCATCCTCGAAATCCTGATGATGGCCGATGCCGATGTAAATGAAGTGGAAGTCGAAGACGGCATGATCAGTGTTATCGCGCCGCACACTGAGTTCTTCAAAGTAAAAACAGCACTGACCGATGCGATGCCAGACATCAACTTCGAAGTGGAAAACATCACCTTCGTTCCACAGAACATGACCCCAGTGTCTGGCGAAGATGTAGCCACATTCGATAAATTTATCGCCGCATTAGAAGATTGTGACGACGTCCAAAACGTATATCACAATGCCGATATTCAAGAGTAA
- a CDS encoding TIGR02922 family protein — protein MQATQATVTVLFYDAPVGLIMHNQVLSDLPVSESGRVMIPPAFRKGKSIIAVLEGECKILNSLGERVFSQANIG, from the coding sequence ATGCAAGCAACACAAGCGACAGTGACAGTTTTATTTTACGATGCTCCCGTTGGACTGATTATGCACAATCAGGTGTTGTCAGATTTACCTGTGAGTGAATCGGGGCGGGTGATGATTCCTCCTGCATTCCGTAAGGGAAAATCCATCATCGCCGTGCTGGAAGGTGAATGTAAGATTTTGAACTCGTTGGGGGAGCGTGTTTTTTCTCAAGCCAATATTGGTTAG
- a CDS encoding TetR/AcrR family transcriptional regulator, producing the protein MRNAEFDRAQVLRGAMAAFMHKGYTKTSMQDLTQATGLHPGSIYCAFDNKRGLLIAAIEQYQLDRNEQFCQLFDNEGPVLSNLKTYLDRIVIECLSCDSQQACLLTKALNEIAEQDDEVRQIITGNLKDWQQALMEQFSHAVKKGELHGEVNSEQRAQYLMMGIYGLRTFAHTHPEAQTIQQLADKLFEDVCR; encoded by the coding sequence ATGCGAAATGCCGAGTTTGATAGAGCACAGGTGCTACGGGGTGCCATGGCCGCCTTTATGCACAAAGGATATACCAAGACCAGCATGCAAGATCTCACGCAGGCCACAGGCTTACATCCAGGCTCAATTTACTGCGCCTTCGACAACAAACGTGGGCTGTTAATCGCTGCCATCGAGCAATATCAACTGGATAGAAATGAGCAGTTTTGCCAGCTGTTCGATAATGAAGGCCCCGTACTGAGCAACCTTAAAACCTACCTCGACAGAATTGTGATTGAATGCCTAAGTTGCGACAGTCAACAGGCTTGCTTGCTGACTAAGGCGCTTAATGAAATCGCCGAGCAGGATGATGAAGTTCGTCAGATAATCACTGGCAACCTCAAGGATTGGCAACAGGCATTGATGGAACAATTTTCACACGCAGTGAAAAAGGGCGAACTCCATGGTGAAGTCAACAGCGAGCAGCGGGCTCAATATCTTATGATGGGGATTTACGGTCTGCGAACCTTCGCCCACACCCATCCCGAAGCCCAGACCATACAACAATTAGCAGACAAGCTATTTGAAGATGTATGTCGATAG
- a CDS encoding alkene reductase, with translation MTTQTAVNTLNNLFDTYKLNDTITLKNRILMAPLTRCMADADLVPTDDMVAYYARRADAGLIISEATIIRPDGQGYPNTPGIFTQAQIAGWRKVTDAVHANGGKIFVQLWHTGRVAHPHFFGGGDVLAPSAEKIEGSVPRMRELTYVVPKPATFEDIQGLINDYAKAAENAIEAGFDGVEIHGANGYLIDEFLHHDSNRRTDEYGGSPANMSRFALEVVDAVVERIGRDRTGIRLSPGAYFNMAADSRDRAVFDYLLPELEKRSLAFVHVGIFDDGMEFDYLGGRASSYMRAHYSKTLVGVGSYTAQSASEAIAADKFDLIAIGRPFIANPDYVAKVRSGAELVDYSDEMLATLI, from the coding sequence ATGACGACCCAAACAGCAGTAAATACCTTGAACAACCTATTTGATACTTACAAGTTAAACGACACTATTACTCTAAAAAACCGTATTTTAATGGCGCCATTGACCCGTTGTATGGCTGATGCGGACTTAGTGCCAACCGATGATATGGTGGCTTACTATGCTCGCCGCGCGGACGCGGGATTAATCATCTCAGAAGCGACCATCATTCGTCCCGACGGCCAAGGTTACCCAAACACCCCTGGTATTTTCACTCAAGCGCAAATTGCAGGCTGGCGTAAAGTAACTGATGCCGTACATGCAAACGGCGGTAAAATTTTTGTGCAGTTGTGGCACACGGGCCGTGTAGCCCATCCGCACTTTTTCGGCGGTGGCGATGTATTAGCGCCTTCTGCTGAAAAAATTGAAGGCAGCGTGCCTCGTATGCGAGAGCTGACCTACGTTGTGCCAAAACCAGCTACCTTTGAAGATATCCAAGGCTTAATTAATGATTACGCAAAAGCGGCCGAAAACGCGATTGAAGCTGGTTTTGATGGCGTTGAAATTCATGGCGCGAATGGTTATCTGATTGACGAGTTCCTCCACCATGACAGTAACCGTCGCACCGACGAATACGGCGGCTCACCTGCCAATATGTCTCGCTTCGCCCTAGAGGTGGTTGACGCTGTGGTTGAGCGTATTGGCCGTGACAGAACAGGTATCCGTTTATCACCCGGTGCTTACTTTAATATGGCGGCCGATAGCCGCGACCGCGCAGTATTCGATTATCTGCTCCCCGAACTTGAAAAGCGTTCTCTTGCCTTTGTGCATGTGGGGATCTTCGATGACGGTATGGAGTTCGACTACTTAGGTGGCCGCGCGTCAAGTTATATGCGTGCTCACTACAGCAAGACTTTGGTCGGCGTGGGAAGCTATACTGCCCAAAGCGCAAGCGAGGCAATAGCCGCCGATAAGTTTGACTTAATTGCCATTGGCCGTCCTTTTATTGCCAACCCGGATTATGTTGCCAAGGTGCGCTCTGGCGCCGAGCTCGTAGATTACAGCGACGAAATGTTAGCAACCTTAATCTAA
- a CDS encoding Lon protease family protein: MPIDAINASQATAVQATPAIALSSHQLYRKSELKALNPNCHSTAELTPLNDIVGQERAQQAVEFAMGIKEKGYNIYAIGQNGLGKRTMMLRYLNRHEPIEPALYDWCYVVNFDDTRSPKVLRLTAGSGTEFKKAIEGLMLKLVKALPLAFNNEMYYTRAEKLKNQLADKQEAALNELSEEAKQKGISLSLTMQGEYQMVALNGDVPHDETSFNALTEAERDQFETNINGLEIKLRGIIRQNTEWEEEFSNAQQEHDEQVAKDVLVHFFKPLKDKYKQQSEVKNFLKGMQADILTNLDIFLEESEEQLALAYASLEKKMPRRYQVNVLVCQGEAPFPIVVEESPSYHSLFGYIESATFRGTVFTDFSLIRSGSLHKANGGVLLMDAIKVLERPYVWDGLKRALRSRKLDLSSLEREVSLSGTISLAPEPIPLDVKIILFGDHETYQLLQHYDPDFRELFRVTADFEDVMDRTDISEAHYARFISSIVHDNNMLHCDREAIARIVEYSSREAQDQQKLSLHSANIANLLRESNYCAKSAKSKCIKREHVEQALKNQENRVSRLRDNIMESFINGSTLINTHDKVVGQINALSVISTSDHQFGMPNRITATTAYGKGEVLDIEHRVKLGGRIHSKGVLILTAYLASVLGKTAQIPLTTYLTFEQSYSGVDGDSASMAECCAIISAISEQPLRQDIAITGSMNQFGEAQPIGGVNEKIEGFFDVCKIKGRSSSQGVIIPASNVANLMLRQDIVEAVAKQEFHIWSITHVTQAMELLLGKVAASEPKEGVSGQEQYGSDCLFGIAQQKLNALRSLAKAD, translated from the coding sequence ATGCCCATAGACGCTATCAACGCCAGTCAAGCAACAGCCGTTCAAGCAACACCGGCCATTGCCCTGAGTAGCCATCAGCTGTACCGCAAATCCGAGCTCAAAGCCTTAAATCCCAACTGCCATTCTACCGCAGAGCTCACTCCCCTTAACGATATCGTCGGTCAAGAACGCGCCCAGCAAGCAGTCGAGTTCGCTATGGGTATAAAGGAAAAGGGTTACAACATTTACGCCATTGGTCAAAACGGCCTAGGCAAACGTACTATGATGCTGCGTTATCTCAATCGCCATGAGCCGATCGAGCCCGCACTCTATGACTGGTGTTACGTTGTTAACTTCGACGATACCCGAAGCCCAAAAGTGCTAAGGCTCACCGCAGGCAGCGGCACTGAATTTAAAAAGGCGATTGAAGGCCTTATGCTCAAATTAGTTAAAGCGCTACCTCTGGCCTTTAACAACGAGATGTATTACACCCGCGCCGAAAAACTTAAAAATCAGCTCGCGGACAAACAGGAAGCGGCGCTCAATGAACTGAGTGAAGAGGCCAAACAAAAGGGCATCAGTCTAAGCCTCACTATGCAGGGGGAATACCAAATGGTCGCCCTCAATGGTGATGTCCCCCACGACGAGACCTCATTTAATGCATTAACGGAAGCTGAGCGCGACCAATTTGAAACCAACATCAATGGCCTCGAAATTAAACTGCGCGGCATTATCCGTCAAAATACTGAATGGGAAGAAGAGTTTAGCAATGCTCAGCAGGAACACGATGAGCAAGTCGCCAAGGATGTGCTGGTACACTTCTTTAAACCTTTAAAGGATAAATACAAACAGCAGAGCGAAGTAAAAAACTTTTTAAAGGGTATGCAGGCAGACATTTTAACTAACTTAGATATTTTCCTCGAGGAAAGCGAAGAGCAGCTTGCGCTGGCTTACGCCTCACTGGAGAAAAAAATGCCCCGCCGCTATCAGGTTAACGTACTGGTGTGTCAAGGCGAAGCGCCCTTCCCCATCGTCGTCGAAGAGAGCCCGAGTTACCACAGCCTGTTTGGTTACATAGAGAGCGCGACCTTCAGGGGCACCGTCTTTACCGACTTCTCATTAATTCGCTCCGGCAGTTTACATAAGGCCAACGGCGGTGTGCTGCTAATGGATGCGATTAAGGTGTTAGAGCGCCCCTATGTGTGGGACGGTCTTAAACGTGCACTTCGCTCTCGCAAGTTAGATTTAAGCTCCCTTGAGCGTGAGGTATCACTCTCCGGCACTATCTCGCTCGCACCTGAACCTATTCCGCTGGATGTGAAAATAATTCTGTTTGGCGATCACGAAACCTATCAGTTATTACAACACTACGACCCTGATTTTAGGGAACTATTTAGAGTAACCGCTGACTTTGAAGATGTGATGGACAGAACCGATATATCGGAGGCTCACTACGCGCGGTTTATTTCTAGCATAGTGCACGACAACAACATGCTGCATTGTGACCGAGAAGCGATCGCCCGTATCGTCGAATACAGCTCTCGCGAAGCACAGGATCAGCAAAAGCTGTCGCTACACTCCGCCAATATCGCCAATCTTTTACGGGAATCGAACTATTGCGCTAAATCAGCAAAGAGTAAGTGTATCAAACGTGAGCACGTTGAACAGGCGCTAAAAAACCAAGAAAACCGCGTCTCGCGTCTGCGGGATAACATTATGGAGAGCTTTATCAACGGCAGCACGCTTATCAATACCCACGATAAAGTTGTTGGACAGATCAATGCGCTCTCGGTTATTTCGACTTCGGATCATCAATTCGGCATGCCTAACCGCATTACAGCCACCACCGCCTATGGTAAGGGCGAAGTACTAGATATCGAGCATAGGGTAAAACTTGGCGGTCGTATCCACTCTAAGGGGGTATTGATCCTTACCGCCTATTTGGCCTCGGTGCTCGGTAAAACGGCGCAAATTCCGCTAACAACCTATTTGACGTTCGAGCAATCCTATAGCGGCGTCGATGGTGATAGCGCATCGATGGCGGAGTGCTGCGCCATTATCTCGGCCATCAGTGAGCAACCACTTAGACAGGATATTGCGATAACCGGCTCAATGAACCAGTTTGGTGAGGCCCAGCCCATTGGTGGCGTGAATGAGAAAATCGAGGGCTTCTTCGATGTCTGTAAAATTAAAGGACGCTCATCGAGCCAAGGGGTGATCATTCCCGCATCGAATGTGGCTAATCTGATGCTTCGCCAAGATATTGTTGAAGCAGTGGCTAAGCAGGAATTCCATATCTGGTCCATTACACATGTAACTCAAGCGATGGAGCTTCTACTGGGCAAAGTTGCAGCAAGCGAGCCTAAGGAAGGGGTATCAGGCCAAGAACAATATGGCAGTGATTGTCTCTTTGGGATTGCTCAGCAAAAGCTAAATGCCCTTAGAAGCCTCGCCAAAGCCGATTAA
- a CDS encoding DEAD/DEAH box helicase has protein sequence MSFSALSLTPQLIDTLAESGYQQPTPIQFEAIPAILAKQDILACAQTGTGKTAAFALPILQQLLAEEVPFVSAKAIKALVLVPTRELAVQVQQSFVKYAKGTDIKVGIAYGGVSIDAQQAVFKAGIDILVATPGRLLDHLRQGALSLKQLSVLVFDEADRMLDMGFMDEINAVLKQVPSERQTLLFSATLDDAIFSLSKSMLRDPKLIEVAKRNSTAAQIEQRVYAIDSDRKTEFVSHLVRTKNWHQVLIFCRTKQGVDKLVTKLNQLGIVTQAFHGDLSQGAREKVLQDFKLGQVKVLVATDVAARGLDIAELQYVINFELPFVAEDYIHRIGRTGRAGSAGLAITLFSQEDALLLEEVEAVLDKRLPQQWYPGFEPDFNKMEPDPRRNSKAAQKQRAKKRALGGKLGGKKR, from the coding sequence ATGTCTTTTAGTGCGCTATCCCTCACTCCCCAATTAATCGATACCTTAGCCGAATCAGGTTATCAGCAGCCAACGCCAATTCAGTTTGAGGCAATCCCCGCTATTTTGGCAAAGCAGGATATTTTGGCCTGCGCGCAAACCGGCACGGGTAAAACTGCGGCATTCGCTTTACCTATTTTGCAGCAATTGCTTGCAGAAGAAGTGCCTTTCGTTTCTGCGAAAGCGATCAAGGCATTAGTGTTAGTGCCGACCCGAGAGCTTGCGGTGCAGGTGCAGCAAAGCTTTGTTAAATATGCAAAAGGTACGGATATCAAAGTGGGGATTGCCTATGGTGGTGTGAGTATTGATGCGCAGCAGGCGGTGTTTAAGGCGGGAATCGATATCTTGGTCGCCACACCTGGCCGCCTTTTGGATCACCTGCGTCAGGGCGCGCTCAGTCTAAAACAACTTAGCGTGTTAGTGTTTGACGAAGCCGACCGTATGCTCGACATGGGCTTTATGGATGAAATCAACGCCGTGCTAAAGCAAGTGCCCTCAGAAAGACAAACCCTCTTATTTTCGGCGACTTTAGATGATGCCATTTTTAGTCTAAGTAAGAGTATGTTACGTGATCCTAAGCTGATTGAAGTGGCAAAACGTAACTCCACAGCTGCGCAGATTGAGCAGCGGGTTTATGCTATCGATAGCGATCGTAAAACCGAGTTTGTTAGCCATTTAGTGCGCACTAAAAATTGGCATCAAGTACTGATTTTTTGCCGCACTAAGCAGGGCGTTGATAAGTTAGTCACCAAGCTTAATCAGCTCGGTATTGTCACCCAAGCCTTCCATGGGGATTTATCCCAGGGCGCTCGCGAGAAGGTGCTGCAGGACTTTAAACTTGGCCAAGTGAAGGTGTTGGTAGCGACCGATGTTGCTGCTAGGGGGTTAGATATTGCTGAGCTTCAGTATGTGATTAACTTTGAGCTGCCCTTTGTGGCTGAAGATTATATTCACCGTATCGGCCGCACCGGTCGCGCGGGGAGTGCGGGTCTTGCGATTACCTTGTTCAGCCAAGAAGATGCCCTGCTGCTTGAAGAGGTTGAAGCCGTGCTCGATAAGCGCTTACCACAGCAGTGGTATCCAGGTTTTGAGCCTGACTTTAACAAAATGGAGCCTGATCCCAGACGTAACAGCAAAGCTGCCCAAAAACAACGAGCAAAAAAACGCGCCCTTGGTGGTAAATTAGGTGGCAAAAAGCGTTAA
- a CDS encoding YbgA family protein, which yields MYKFNPQRIQIGISACLLGEKVRFDGGHKLSSYCSQELTPFFEFRPLCPEMAIGLSAPRKSIRLVREGQSLWVQSRDGSLDVTDKLNEFSARKVEELSGLGGYIFCAKSPTCGMERVIEYKRGTDNGNKAGIGVFARKLMERFPLLPVEEEGRLHDLVLRENFFTRVYAYHDWHQMRHKGLTKHDLVQFHSRYKYLLMAHSQKGYRELGLIVANIHELEATADQYFKVFMNTLKIHATRKNHTCTLQHIQGYFKKHLTAAQKVELSEMIMKYREGLLPLLVPITLINHYLRQFPVPYIENQVYLSPHPQELKLRYAY from the coding sequence ATGTACAAGTTTAATCCGCAACGAATTCAAATTGGCATTAGCGCATGCTTATTGGGTGAAAAAGTGCGTTTTGACGGCGGCCATAAGCTTTCTTCGTATTGTAGTCAGGAGTTAACTCCATTTTTTGAGTTTCGCCCCCTTTGCCCCGAGATGGCTATTGGCCTCAGTGCCCCTCGTAAGAGTATACGTTTAGTGCGTGAAGGGCAGTCCTTGTGGGTGCAGAGCCGAGACGGTAGTTTGGATGTGACTGACAAGCTCAATGAGTTTAGTGCGCGTAAAGTCGAAGAACTATCAGGCCTTGGCGGCTATATCTTTTGTGCTAAGTCGCCAACCTGCGGTATGGAGCGTGTGATTGAATATAAGCGCGGCACCGATAATGGTAATAAAGCGGGTATTGGTGTGTTTGCCCGTAAGTTAATGGAACGCTTTCCCTTGTTGCCGGTTGAAGAAGAAGGCCGTTTACACGACTTAGTCCTTAGGGAGAATTTTTTTACTCGGGTGTATGCCTACCACGATTGGCACCAAATGCGCCACAAAGGACTGACAAAACATGATTTAGTCCAGTTTCATTCACGTTATAAATATTTACTGATGGCCCATAGCCAAAAAGGTTACCGTGAACTAGGGCTAATCGTGGCTAATATCCATGAATTAGAAGCAACAGCAGATCAATATTTTAAGGTGTTCATGAATACCTTAAAAATCCATGCCACCCGTAAAAACCATACCTGCACCCTGCAGCATATCCAAGGCTACTTTAAGAAGCATTTAACTGCAGCGCAAAAGGTTGAACTGTCTGAAATGATTATGAAATATCGTGAGGGACTTTTGCCACTGTTAGTGCCAATTACCCTGATTAATCACTATCTACGCCAATTCCCAGTGCCCTATATAGAAAATCAAGTTTACCTCAGCCCTCATCCGCAGGAACTGAAACTGCGTTATGCCTATTAA